A genome region from Salvia splendens isolate huo1 chromosome 19, SspV2, whole genome shotgun sequence includes the following:
- the LOC121780456 gene encoding violaxanthin de-epoxidase, chloroplastic-like, with amino-acid sequence MAFPLYSGVLSNGESKLLHDKSKLASCKRYGCSRANLNGNLMVRVGSGKWSLRYLKLLKTRQFREGLGSRQSPLETGKTPSSRGGICSVIAEVKKKLRLLPEVASPEFWKKRSYVEGAAVVVALALMMSPSAEAVDALKTCTCLLKECRIELAKCIANPSCAANVACLNTCNNRPDETECQIKCGDLFANSVVDEFNDCAVSRKKCVPRKSDVGEFPAPDPALLVQNFNMSDFNGKWFISSGLNPTFDTFDCQLHEFHAEGSKLVANLTWRIKTPDTGFFTRTAVQNFVQDPKYPGILYNHDNEYLHYQDDWYILSAQVENQPDDYIFVYYRGRNDAWDGYGGAVIYTRSAVLPESIVPRLETAAKSVGRDLSQFIKTDNMCGPEPPLVERLERTVEEGEGIIVREVEEIEQEVEQEVERAKETETTLVQRLAEGFQELTKDRDYFLNELSKEEMDLLNDLKMEATEVEKLFGGALPLRKFR; translated from the exons ATGGCTTTTCCGCTATACTCAGGAGTGCTTTCCAATGGCGAAAGCAAATTACTGCATGATAAATCGAAGCTAGCTAGTTGTAAACGATATGGTTGCAGTAGAGCTAATCTCAACGGCAATCTGATGGTAAGAGTAGGTTCGGGTAAATGGAGCCTCCGGTACCTGAAGTTGTTAAAAACTCGTCAGTTTCGTGAAGGTTTGGGGTCGCGACAGTCACCACTAGAAACGGGGAAAACTCCTTCAAGCCGTGGTGGGATTTGCTCGGTTATAGCTGAG GTGAAGAAGAAACTTCGTTTACTGCCGGAGGTTGCAAGTCCTGAGTTTTGGAAGAAACGGAGCTATGTTGAGGGAGCAGCGGTTGTAGTGGCGTTAGCACTGATGATGAGTCCCTCGGCTGAGGCTGTGGATGCATTGAAAACTTGCACTTGCTTACTGAAAGAGTGTAG GATAGAGCTTGCAAAGTGCATCGCGAATCCATCATGTGCTGCTAATGTCGCGTGTCTCAACACCTGCAACAACAGGCCCGACGAGACTGAATGCCAG ATAAAGTGCGGAGATTTGTTTGCAAACAGTGTAGTGGACGAGTTCAATGACTGTGCAGTCTCGCGAAAGAAGTGTGTGCCTCGTAAATCTGATGTAGGCGAGTTTCCCGCGCCAGATCCAGCCCTTCTAGTGCAGAACTTCAACATGAGCGATTTCAACGGGAAGTGGTTCATAAGCAGTGGTTTAAATCCTACGTTCGACACTTTTGATTGCCAGCTGCACGAGTTCCACGCCGAGGGCAGCAAGCTTGTCGCGAACTTGACATGGCGGATCAAGACTCCGGACACTGGCTTCTTCACTCGAACAGCAGTCCAGAACTTCGTCCAAGATCCTAAATACCCGGGGATATTATACAACCACGACAACGAGTACCTTCACTACCAAGATGACTG GTACATTCTATCAGCCCAGGTGGAGAACCAACCTGATGACTACATATTCGTCTACTATCGCGGCCGAAACGATGCATGGGATGGCTATGGCGGCGCCGTGATCTACACACGAAGCGCGGTTCTGCCAGAGAGCATCGTGCCCCGTCTAGAGACGGCCGCGAAGAGCGTGGGGCGCGACCTGAGCCAGTTCATCAAGACGGACAACATGTGTGGGCCGGAGCCCCCCCTGGTGGAGCGGCTGGAGAGGACGGTGGAGGAGGGCGAGGGGATCATTGTGAGGGAGGTGGAGGAGATCGAGCAGGAGGTGGAGCAGGAAGTGGAGAGGGCGAAGGAGACGGAGACGACGTTGGTTCAGAGGCTGGCGGAAGGGTTCCAAGAGCTGACCAAAGACAGAGATTACTTCCTGAATGAGCTGAGTAAGGAAGAGATGGATCTGTTGAATGATCTGAAAATGGAAGCAACTGAGGTGGAGAAGCTGTTCGGTGGAGCTTTGCCTCTCAGAAAATTCAGATAA